A stretch of the TM7 phylum sp. oral taxon 349 genome encodes the following:
- a CDS encoding transposase, protein MQADTIHFVQRDGGRFYVYTLIDLFSRAAYAEYSPKCNQRASFHFVMRGQDYLGISLAMLQTDNGPEFGKWFHDQLNSKGIALRHSRVRKSNDNAHIERFNRTIQEECLSPNIRASIVPERIYWYLAYYNQFRRHSSINGNYPLDLLDWHSC, encoded by the coding sequence GTGCAGGCGGATACTATTCATTTCGTGCAAAGAGATGGCGGGCGCTTTTATGTCTATACACTCATAGATCTCTTTTCGCGTGCTGCCTATGCTGAGTATTCTCCCAAATGCAATCAGCGGGCGAGCTTTCATTTTGTTATGCGCGGACAAGATTATCTCGGTATCTCGCTGGCGATGCTACAAACCGACAACGGGCCAGAGTTTGGTAAATGGTTTCACGATCAACTGAATTCTAAAGGGATTGCCTTGCGCCATTCCAGAGTGCGCAAGAGTAATGACAATGCCCATATTGAGAGATTCAATCGTACTATCCAAGAGGAATGCTTATCTCCAAACATACGTGCATCAATTGTGCCGGAAAGGATTTATTGGTATCTCGCATACTACAACCAGTTCAGGCGGCACTCAAGCATTAATGGAAATTATCCGCTTGATCTATTGGATTGGCATAGCTGCTAA
- a CDS encoding helix-turn-helix domain-containing protein, whose translation MAYSNNPYAPKARRAAVDLVIRQGMSVAEAARRSGVHRTTLYRWIEKAKTLDLAWNAHIPTLSSAPRHHPHTLPDEIVAAIVTERQRSGRGAYFIHLELQERGVAVSLSSVKRTLRRQGLTKTYKQVETASALYTAPAS comes from the coding sequence ATGGCTTATTCTAACAATCCTTACGCTCCAAAGGCTAGACGAGCGGCAGTAGATCTGGTCATACGCCAAGGCATGAGTGTCGCTGAAGCTGCCCGCCGGAGCGGCGTACACCGGACGACGCTGTATCGATGGATAGAAAAAGCTAAGACCCTAGACTTAGCATGGAATGCTCATATACCGACCTTGTCTTCAGCGCCGCGGCATCATCCTCATACATTGCCAGACGAGATAGTTGCGGCTATTGTAACAGAAAGACAGCGGAGCGGCCGCGGTGCGTATTTTATTCATCTTGAGCTGCAAGAGCGCGGCGTAGCGGTATCACTCAGTAGCGTTAAGCGTACCTTGCGGCGCCAAGGTCTCACAAAAACCTATAAGCAAGTGGAAACGGCATCGGCCTTATATACCGCGCCCGCTAGCTAA
- a CDS encoding NUDIX domain-containing protein, translating to MPAARFAELQKASGLESDHVKFHIKQLVKLGYINKIGNAYQLSVIGKEYANKLDTDAGVIERQPKVAVLLVVEQYNPKTHMVEYLLQKRLKHPYFGFWGAPTGKVRWGETLLDAATRELKEETGLTGTFEYRGIYHERVRHQETGEIIEDKLFQLMFCDRFSGKLQVEFDGGHNAWRTLEDMMLEPKKYKGFETEIAACLNSIPLTERIYNYSDSEF from the coding sequence ATGCCAGCAGCACGCTTCGCGGAGCTGCAAAAAGCCAGTGGACTAGAAAGTGATCATGTAAAATTTCACATCAAACAACTAGTCAAACTAGGCTATATCAACAAAATTGGTAATGCATACCAACTCAGCGTAATAGGCAAAGAATACGCTAACAAACTTGATACCGATGCCGGCGTGATTGAACGGCAGCCGAAAGTTGCCGTACTGCTTGTAGTTGAACAGTATAATCCCAAAACGCATATGGTAGAATATCTATTACAGAAACGACTGAAACACCCCTACTTCGGCTTTTGGGGCGCGCCAACCGGCAAGGTACGTTGGGGCGAAACACTGCTAGACGCTGCTACGCGCGAGCTAAAAGAAGAAACTGGACTAACTGGTACATTTGAATATCGCGGTATATACCATGAACGCGTACGCCATCAAGAGACAGGCGAAATCATTGAAGATAAATTATTCCAGCTAATGTTCTGCGATCGGTTTAGCGGTAAATTGCAAGTTGAATTTGATGGCGGACATAACGCATGGCGTACGCTTGAAGATATGATGTTAGAACCGAAAAAGTATAAAGGTTTTGAAACCGAAATAGCAGCATGCTTAAACAGCATACCGCTTACCGAGCGTATATATAACTATAGCGACAGCGAATTCTAA
- a CDS encoding HAD-IC family P-type ATPase, giving the protein MRDYLEIIKRNVLSPVVLAVFVLAGALLYVREYRDAWFMSVVISINTVIGVVQEIRAKRVLKKLELMNAPIARVERKGKIVEISYDKLRLGDILHIRAGDELPADGDVVRSHGLELDESMLTGESAAVEKSAHDRVYAATVVTAGDGVVTVRALGADTRAGAISAVLKRYTPALTPLQRAIQTAITFLTYGAIVLSLLIFVSYYFSGFDSIQILKTITVASVTVIPEGLLLASSLLLAFGSLHLAQAKVLPQKLSAIEAMALLGVLCVDKTGTLTSDEVTLESCESFNAHTDVARLAALVARETGGGNITAAAILAAANPPLDANITGVLAFSSARKLAGVRAVISGKTRTLVMGAPEFVAKLAPLNETQSKQIDSWVLRGMRVLLLAGFSDAKTPLKNLARGSGKPLGIVILRNSLRDGVQDTVRFLQGHGVSIRVISGDNPRTVQYIARAAGIHNPEKSITGAELAKLSREAFMRAADEHTIFARVLPEQKERLIAHFRNQGKFTGMVGDGVNDALALKQADLGVAMRAGAPASRRVADLILLNNSFTSLPAGMQLGNRIIQAIEIIAILFFHKIIYGVVLLFSTIVLGVVYPYAPRHVTFLNIFLVTMPTIMWTLFPPSPAHRVDPRGFWRDTLRAVAPIAILTGLTIAAVYWIMLKTPGVQPPQAATMTVLIATFFGVYLVFLAGIMLGVTLDNRAKLARALYLAAVAVVAIAGFVIVPLRRFFDFTAPNAALLWPGVAIVAAAAVVQYIIAGRAGLKIERGMDDVSCTSDATSNPDSKKK; this is encoded by the coding sequence ATGCGCGATTATCTGGAAATTATAAAACGGAATGTGCTTTCGCCCGTCGTACTGGCGGTTTTTGTATTGGCGGGCGCGCTGCTCTACGTGCGCGAGTATCGCGATGCATGGTTTATGTCGGTAGTGATTTCTATTAATACGGTAATTGGTGTCGTGCAGGAAATTCGCGCCAAACGCGTACTGAAAAAGCTGGAATTAATGAATGCGCCGATTGCGCGCGTGGAGCGTAAGGGCAAAATCGTTGAGATTTCGTATGATAAATTGCGGTTAGGAGACATACTACACATTCGCGCGGGCGATGAACTGCCGGCAGACGGCGACGTGGTACGGTCGCACGGGCTAGAATTAGACGAGAGTATGCTGACCGGTGAATCGGCGGCCGTTGAGAAATCAGCGCATGACCGCGTATACGCTGCAACTGTCGTAACGGCGGGCGATGGTGTCGTTACTGTGCGGGCGCTTGGGGCAGATACGCGTGCTGGCGCGATCAGTGCGGTATTGAAGCGTTACACGCCGGCGCTTACGCCATTGCAGCGCGCAATCCAAACAGCGATTACTTTTTTGACATACGGTGCAATTGTGCTATCGCTGTTAATTTTTGTGAGTTATTATTTTTCTGGATTTGATTCGATACAGATTTTAAAAACAATTACCGTTGCATCGGTGACAGTGATCCCTGAGGGGCTATTGCTCGCGAGTTCCCTGCTGCTAGCGTTTGGGTCGCTGCATTTGGCGCAGGCAAAGGTGTTGCCGCAAAAGTTATCGGCAATTGAGGCGATGGCGCTCCTTGGCGTGCTCTGTGTCGATAAAACTGGCACGCTAACGAGTGATGAAGTAACATTAGAGTCGTGCGAATCGTTTAACGCGCATACTGATGTTGCTCGCCTAGCAGCACTGGTGGCGCGTGAAACAGGCGGCGGTAATATTACGGCGGCAGCAATTCTGGCGGCGGCTAATCCGCCGCTTGATGCGAATATTACCGGCGTACTCGCCTTCTCATCGGCGCGCAAACTAGCAGGCGTCCGCGCGGTAATAAGCGGCAAGACGCGTACGCTTGTTATGGGGGCGCCGGAATTTGTAGCGAAACTTGCGCCATTGAATGAGACACAGTCTAAGCAAATTGACTCGTGGGTGTTGCGCGGCATGCGCGTATTGCTGCTTGCTGGATTTTCCGACGCAAAAACGCCGCTTAAAAACCTTGCGCGCGGTTCGGGCAAACCGCTTGGAATCGTTATACTGCGCAATAGCTTGCGCGACGGCGTACAGGATACCGTACGTTTTTTGCAAGGGCATGGCGTGTCGATTCGTGTGATTAGCGGCGATAATCCGCGCACGGTGCAGTATATTGCGCGGGCGGCGGGCATTCATAACCCCGAAAAATCAATCACCGGCGCCGAACTAGCGAAATTAAGCAGAGAAGCCTTTATGCGTGCTGCCGACGAGCATACGATCTTTGCGCGCGTCTTACCGGAGCAGAAAGAGCGTCTGATTGCCCATTTTCGCAACCAGGGTAAATTCACTGGTATGGTTGGCGACGGCGTAAATGATGCGCTTGCGCTTAAGCAAGCCGATCTTGGTGTCGCTATGCGTGCTGGTGCGCCTGCTAGCCGCCGCGTTGCCGACCTGATCCTACTGAACAACTCGTTTACGTCGCTGCCGGCTGGCATGCAGCTAGGCAATCGGATCATTCAGGCGATTGAAATCATCGCGATTCTCTTCTTCCATAAGATTATCTACGGCGTCGTGCTGCTATTTTCGACGATCGTGCTTGGCGTTGTCTATCCATATGCGCCGCGCCACGTGACATTCTTAAACATCTTTCTCGTGACGATGCCAACAATTATGTGGACGCTGTTTCCGCCTTCGCCCGCACATCGTGTGGATCCGCGTGGTTTTTGGCGCGATACACTACGGGCGGTTGCGCCGATCGCTATCCTCACAGGCTTAACAATTGCGGCTGTATACTGGATTATGCTAAAAACGCCTGGTGTCCAGCCGCCGCAGGCTGCCACAATGACAGTGCTCATCGCAACATTTTTTGGTGTATATTTGGTGTTTTTAGCGGGAATTATGCTTGGTGTTACGCTTGATAACCGCGCGAAATTGGCGCGTGCGCTGTACTTGGCTGCAGTCGCGGTGGTGGCGATTGCTGGGTTTGTGATTGTTCCACTGCGACGCTTCTTTGACTTCACTGCGCCAAATGCGGCGCTACTGTGGCCTGGCGTAGCGATCGTAGCAGCTGCGGCGGTTGTGCAGTATATTATTGCTGGGCGCGCTGGTTTAAAGATTGAGCGCGGTATGGATGACGTATCATGCACGTCAGACGCTACATCCAATCCTGACTCCAAAAAGAAATAA